The sequence below is a genomic window from Plasmodium gaboni strain SY75 chromosome 7, whole genome shotgun sequence.
ATTATATTCTtgtaaataattattattaacatttttatgaatatcattttgattttctagatttgtatatataaaattattattttttttattttgttgaTAAGAATGATTTTGTAATGATTTAAGGTTAAAAGATTTTTGATATGTTTCGgtttcttttatattatcaattatatatacatttttaaaaaattgaCTATTTGAATTTTCCATAATAGCTCCATAattaatatgaaaattatcatttatgaaaggtataaaagaaatatcACAAAATCCTAATTCTTccttatttttaatttcttcttcaaaagaatgttttattttttcgagtttcttttttttttttttattattcatgtgtagtttaatattatgtttggtcttatgaatattttttaattctttgcgaatataattttttccctttttaatttttatatgtattttttcGCTCGTCCCATTTGTAATGCATTTATTGTATAaataacttttttttcttttgtcATACATTTTTGAAATACGTTCGACagtataattataatatgaagATTTGTTGTGtttacacatataaatattactattgtgattattaatatgattattaatatgattattaatgtgattattaatatgattattaatatgattattaatgtgattattaatatgattattaatgtgattattaatatgattattaaTGTGATTATTAATGTGATTATTACTAATATTATTACCATTATTATTAGCCTTATTGCTgatctttttttttgtcatttttcttttattcTGATTAGTGTCCTTATTAGGCAAATTTTGTGAGGCATTATTTTTTAGATACGTTATAATAGTATctcttatatttttagaagagacataatttaaatttataaaatcataataattatttgtaaCATTTTCATCTaaattttgtaaaaaataattacatATGTTATGAAtagatttattattttctataattttaaaatgaTTATCCATTTCGTCAACTAATAAATTACAGTAATctgttatattttttttttcttcatataatttataaatatcatCAAAATGATGATTCTCTCGTTTACTTAAGtctttaaattttttatttttataaaagaaatcTTCATTGTATTTATTGAAAAAAGGAATCTCATTTTTTAGCTCTTCTATGAGTTCATCGTAAGCAGATTTTTCGTAGCACTGcattatcttttaaaagaataaaaaataaaataaaataaataaataaatatatatataattattcattttatatatttgtaagATCTTCTATGATGCTAAGAAAATCCTTGTAATAACAAATTgacatattaataaatatatttattcatagaaaacaacaaaaaaaaaaaaaaaaaaaaaaaaaaaattaagaaaattaaataaattatacaTAATGGTAAGAAATAAGTGagaattattatcatacaaaaaaaaaaaaaaaaaaaaaaaaaaattctttatttcacaaattaaaaataagttgtaaaaaaaatactaattataaaaaataacatgttatatatatatatatatatatatatatatatatatatatatatataattattatatttaaaaaaatgtggaagatagaaaaatattatggaaaataaaaagaaatatatggatatatatatatatatatatatatatatatatatatatataatataaaatatttataaataatagaaatattatatatataaatatatatatatattaaatataaatatttttggtgattatatatatttcttttatgtttaacgttataaaaaattaattttaaaaaggaagtattttttttgtagtgaaacaaaaaaaaaaaaaaaaggaaaaataataaagtttacatatattttattatatatatgtatttattttatatacatacatatggattgtatgtttatatatatataaataaaatcTTATTACATGTAGATTAAGAGAATATATTAAGTTGTTTGagaacatttttttttttaaggaaaaaataagagcctttttataatttattgatatttcactattaaaaaaattatatatttttgtttataaGTATACAGAAAGAAAAGATttgagaaaaaaaaaataataataataaaaataaatgaattaaaaaattaaacaagaaatatatatatatatatatattattatatatatataatattaataaaacaaaaaaaaacagaggaaaaataaaatatatttaaaaaataaaaatatatatttatatattaatatgttttaaatatttttttatatattacattgtaactttaattttttttttttttttttttgttatatttttttttcattgtGGGATATATGGAAATGTTTTAAATTctaaatattatttaaaataatatgttttttatctatttatgaaaagagagaaataattataagaacataaaaaaaaaaaaatatatacatataattttatattatatttttttatatatcatatagggtttgtttgtttatatattttcttcattttaaaaatatatattattatgtatttgatataaattatttaaattgtgaccttaaaaatattttttactcATCAATAggtaaatatatataaaatatatatatatatataatattatatttatttattttctttgTTGTATATCTTTGTGTGTTGAAGAAAGATATCTTTATCTTTAAAAATagaataatatttacacacgcatatatatatatatatatatatatatatatataaacatttacatatatataattaatattatatttttaaaatttttttgtaaattaaaaaataatgagtagtaaatacaatattttaatttataagaaaaaaaaaaagcatCTTAGATTGGATGTATTgctgttttttttttatcttatatttttaaatttaatattacaaaataaaaaatttgaaGCTCAACAAAAAgattatgaatatattgaaaatttgaaaacaaaaaatgtGAAGGATGAAGGATTTGTGCatgtaaaaaaatttgatTCATCTTCTTCTTCATACAAGTTTGAGGATATAGGAAATGAGGATGTGTtagaagataataataataataataataataataataatattaaaagtaTTAATAATGTTGAAGCCAGAAATGATAATATGCATGttgtaaataatatgaataaatatgataaatcTTTAAAAGAGAATGAAAAGATTGTTGGTGGTAATGaaacaaatgaaaataagAACAAAACGTTTGAGAGTGaagatttaaaaaatgagaaaTCATTTAAACCTATAATAATaggaaaatataatttaatatacatattttatagtatagaatttatatgtttattgTTGTTTATATGTTTACATGTTTTACTGTTTCTTTTATCACAAtggaatataaaaatgaatttgcttatatcatataaatctttatatagtaaagataaaaagaagtatttatataatttaaaaaatttatgtACACATGTTTATATCGAACCttgtattattaaaagTGAAGAATGTAATAGTAGTAGTATATATGATAGAAATAGATATAATATGGATTCTAACTTTTATAAACCTAAAGCACAATTAatagaattaaaaaaggttgataatgatatatattttttttataaacaaaagaaatatatttttaattataacaCATTTGTATTTGAATCACTTAAACATTTTGATAATTTCAATGTGGGTTTTTATTTGAACTGGAAGGGATTAATAGATTATAATAAAGGGTCAGGTGTAAATAaaatggatatatataataataaaatgatgaaaaatataaacgAAAGTGTAAcatgtaataatatagaaagtgtaataaaaaaattagatattttatatacatcACATAGTGACAATAGCAAGAAAGTATATATGAATGAGAAGGTAGATGAAGtgaatgataataataataataataataataataatgatttaattaataaagagaagaatgtaaataatatatatgatatgaaaaatatggaTGATACGAATAAGAgtaatatgaatataaaatatagaGGTAAAACAAATAAAGGAAATAATAACCATATAGATAAATCAAAAGGtgataatatgaataatatgaataatgtGTGTGAAAGGGATGATggtgataataaaaaaaaaatatataatatacaaaataatatacataataatattaaaaagaatgataatttgaatgattcaaattatttctattataAAAAGAGTTCTTTCGAAATTCCTTATGATATATTtgttcataataatattgaaaaatatggtgaaaatatatatgatatacCATGTCCTTGTTTcaaagaattattatatgaatcTATGTTGTctcctttttttatatttcaattTTTTAGTATAATATTATGGATGCTTGATAGTTATTGGTATTTCGGCATTTTctctatatttatattaataattttagAGTCTCAGTTAATTAATAAACGTATAAGAGAATTTAATATGATAAATGGAATGAAGGTAGATCCTCAGGATGTGTATGTCTATCGTAATTTAAGATGGAATATTATGAAATCCAATATGTTATTGCCAGgtgatatatatatattgacAAATGATATGAGTATGActgataataatatatgtactTGTGAAACCTTATTGATTGATGGAACATGTATTACAGATGAATCTATATTAACTGGCGAATCTGTTCCTTTAATAAAGGCATGTATAGATAAAAGCATAATAGGaagtgataataaaatgattaaaaatgaaaaaaatgaaaaaaatgaaaaatatgaaaaatatgaaaaaaatgaaaaatatgaaaaatatgaaaaatatgaaaaaaatgaaaaaaatgaaaaaaatgacCATATGaatcatattaataatattaatagttATAATAGTACATGTAATTTACAAAGTGATGGAGAAACCCTACATGATAcatattatcaaaataatccaaatgaatttattaaaaatgatgaatattattttgatgATTGGAATGTTTCtaattcattattttgtaatcgacttgatataaaaaataaacacAAGAAACATATTGTATATGCAGgaacaaatatattaatgacaaaaaatgaaaataataaatttaatgGTAAGAATTTACCAGTAAATGGTTGTATAGGTATTGTATTAAGAAGTGGATTTTCAACATATCAAGGTAAATTAGTACGTActataataaatacatcTGATAAAGTAAACTCATCAAGTTTTGAttctataatatttcttataatattattattattttctatatgTTCAAGTGCATATGTTGTATATAGTGTATTAAAATCGAATGAAGAAAGAAacttatataaattattattatcagTATCACATATTATAACAGCTGTTATTCCACCAGAATTCCCTATTACTCTTTCATTAGCAGTTACTATATCTATTGtctatttatataatatgaaaatttattGTACTGAGCCTTTTAGACTCCCTTTTTCTGGCAAGACTAATATATGTGCCTTTGATAAAACAGGAACACTAACAGAAGATAATATGATAGTTTTAGGTTTATTTGGAttagataataattataaacaaataaatcaaattaaagaatccattataaataaacaGAAAATTCCTTTTTTCTCTTTATCTGTAATAGCTGGTTGTCATTCTATATGTTCagtaaataataaattattagGTGATCctttagaaaaaaattcttttatgaaattaaaatgtGTTATGAAGAGTTTGAACCATACATATGTGcatacaaataataataagaatgaTGATACTACCATTGAtgagaataaaaataatgatatgttgaatttaaaaaatgaaaaaaacaaagacaaaaaaaaaataaatataaaaataaaaaatgaatcTGTAGAAAATTTCCAAATAGTTAAGAGATTCTTTTTTTCGTCAGAATTACAAAGAATGACATGTATTCTTTTGCATGAAGGTTCTCAAAATGATTGGTATGGTGATGAATATGAAACGGATACTTGTCATTCGGATGAGacaaatgaaaatataaaaagtgatgtattacataataatatgaatgatatATCCAAGTCCACATGTTATAAGGACTATGATGAGATATTAAGAAAGttgaaaagaaaaaataataatgagaATGAAACACAAAGTGAAGATGATATGGATCAGAATGATTATTCTAATTATAACCCTACAGAGAAGCagatgatgatgaagaagaagaagaataataataataagaaaaataaaataaaaaatatcctttttgtgaaaaaaaagaaagaaaataaCGATAAATGTGTAAAACAATATTTAGTTGTAAGTAAAGGTTCTCCTGAATTAATGAAAAgatttttaaaaaaaataccAGAACATTATGATGAAGTATTAAATAGTTTATCAATAAAAGGATATCGTGTTTTATGTTTGGCtgtaaatatattagatgataatatgtttaatgaaaatattacaaGAGAAGATGTTGAAAAggatttatatttttgtgGTTTCTTGACATTTATATGTCCTATAAAAGTGAGTACACctaattatatattaaatataaaaaatgcaggaataaaaaatataatgataacAGGAGATAATGCTTTGACTGCTTGTCAGGTATCTCAAGATGTTAATATTGTTCCTCATGTAGCAAGTAAGCACATTTTAATTCTAAAGTTGAAGGAGTTATCTTATGACATGTTAAATGAAAAAGTAACAAACACGTTAAGTGTGATTAATAAGATGATGacaaataatgatgatacATGTGATGATATGAGTAGTACAAATAATACGAATAATATTGTAAAAGATTTTTcagatgataataaaatttttaataaggatgatataaaagatTCTATTGAATTTTTGACATGTCTAAAAAGTAAGGAgacaaatatttttttaaaaaatcatGTAGAGAatcttataaaaataatagaaatgaattgtaataaatgtagtaatatattatattttatgaatagagaaaataagaaaatattacCATTCATTGATAATAtagattatataaaaagcTGCGGTGctttattttctttatgCATAACAGGAGATATAattgattattttttacaagtatataagaataatttgaatatatttaatgaGTTAATAAGAGgtgtgtatatattttgtagGATGTCTccaaaaaataaagagataataataaaaacgttaaataaaattggatatataacaataatgTGTGGTGATGGAACTAATGACATGGCGGCTTTGAAGGCAGCACATGTAGGTGTATCATTATTGAGCATAAAGGTGAGTTATAAGAATAAAGATGgaaagaataaaaaaatgttatatgATGAGAGAAAGAATagtttaaataataataataataatatgatgatgatgaatATGTATGGTGATGGACGTTCAAGAAgtttatatgataatttaaGAGCTTCTTATGCTGAAGCACGAAACATaataaacaataataataataataataataataataataataatagtgGTGTTA
It includes:
- a CDS encoding putative cation transporting ATPase, with amino-acid sequence MSSKYNILIYKKKKKHLRLDVLLFFFYLIFLNLILQNKKFEAQQKDYEYIENLKTKNVKDEGFVHVKKFDSSSSSYKFEDIGNEDVLEDNNNNNNNNNNIKSINNVEARNDNMHVVNNMNKYDKSLKENEKIVGGNETNENKNKTFESEDLKNEKSFKPIIIGKYNLIYIFYSIEFICLLLFICLHVLLFLLSQWNIKMNLLISYKSLYSKDKKKYLYNLKNLCTHVYIEPCIIKSEECNSSSIYDRNRYNMDSNFYKPKAQLIELKKVDNDIYFFYKQKKYIFNYNTFVFESLKHFDNFNVGFYLNWKGLIDYNKGSGVNKMDIYNNKMMKNINESVTCNNIESVIKKLDILYTSHSDNSKKVYMNEKVDEVNDNNNNNNNNNDLINKEKNVNNIYDMKNMDDTNKSNMNIKYRGKTNKGNNNHIDKSKGDNMNNMNNVCERDDGDNKKKIYNIQNNIHNNIKKNDNLNDSNYFYYKKSSFEIPYDIFVHNNIEKYGENIYDIPCPCFKELLYESMLSPFFIFQFFSIILWMLDSYWYFGIFSIFILIILESQLINKRIREFNMINGMKVDPQDVYVYRNLRWNIMKSNMLLPGDIYILTNDMSMTDNNICTCETLLIDGTCITDESILTGESVPLIKACIDKSIIGSDNKMIKNEKNEKNEKYEKYEKNEKYEKYEKYEKNEKNEKNDHMNHINNINSYNSTCNLQSDGETLHDTYYQNNPNEFIKNDEYYFDDWNVSNSLFCNRLDIKNKHKKHIVYAGTNILMTKNENNKFNGKNLPVNGCIGIVLRSGFSTYQGKLVRTIINTSDKVNSSSFDSIIFLIILLLFSICSSAYVVYSVLKSNEERNLYKLLLSVSHIITAVIPPEFPITLSLAVTISIVYLYNMKIYCTEPFRLPFSGKTNICAFDKTGTLTEDNMIVLGLFGLDNNYKQINQIKESIINKQKIPFFSLSVIAGCHSICSVNNKLLGDPLEKNSFMKLKCVMKSLNHTYVHTNNNKNDDTTIDENKNNDMLNLKNEKNKDKKKINIKIKNESVENFQIVKRFFFSSELQRMTCILLHEGSQNDWYGDEYETDTCHSDETNENIKSDVLHNNMNDISKSTCYKDYDEILRKLKRKNNNENETQSEDDMDQNDYSNYNPTEKQMMMKKKKNNNNKKNKIKNILFVKKKKENNDKCVKQYLVVSKGSPELMKRFLKKIPEHYDEVLNSLSIKGYRVLCLAVNILDDNMFNENITREDVEKDLYFCGFLTFICPIKVSTPNYILNIKNAGIKNIMITGDNALTACQVSQDVNIVPHVASKHILILKLKELSYDMLNEKVTNTLSVINKMMTNNDDTCDDMSSTNNTNNIVKDFSDDNKIFNKDDIKDSIEFLTCLKSKETNIFLKNHVENLIKIIEMNCNKCSNILYFMNRENKKILPFIDNIDYIKSCGALFSLCITGDIIDYFLQVYKNNLNIFNELIRGVYIFCRMSPKNKEIIIKTLNKIGYITIMCGDGTNDMAALKAAHVGVSLLSIKVSYKNKDGKNKKMLYDERKNSLNNNNNNMMMMNMYGDGRSRSLYDNLRASYAEARNIINNNNNNNNNNNNNSGVNCGVGLKFRRSYEQMKLYNEKKKELEQMLQSLDDSLPLIKLGEASIASPFTYKGNDIRCIKEIISCGRCALSKVIMMYKLMIINSLITAFSVSILTLDGVKLSDAQTTVISLLYTSLIVLISKTSPLKSITNYKPPNSLFNFSVIISLLLQIIIHFSILIYGWKLACTYREINYIPDIKGEFKPNIVNTCIYYLIYCINLSIFSCNYEGLPFMIPIHKNKEIVYIFLVNFFFLLLLIMDLFPYLNYFFSLVSFPNIHFKCFFFFLMLLDIFLPYLVTNLLKSFRFYIFNKYQISI